The following are encoded together in the Salvia hispanica cultivar TCC Black 2014 chromosome 6, UniMelb_Shisp_WGS_1.0, whole genome shotgun sequence genome:
- the LOC125191652 gene encoding EG45-like domain containing protein, protein MAFAKMIMFSLAAATIISMASAISGTATYYGPLVPSSCYGYQDKGQMVAAANPALFNNRAACGQRYTIRCTGATNLGVPQPCRNGPITVTIVDLCPGCATNQIDLSEHAFNLIADPKAGKIRIEYSRVP, encoded by the exons atggcTTTCGCAAAAATGATTATGTTTTCACTTGCTGCAGCTACCATAATCTCCATGGCATCTGCTATCTCTGGAACCGCCACTTACTACGGCCCTCTCGTTC CATCATCATGCTACGGTTACCAAGACAAAGGCCAGATGGTAGCAGCTGCAAATCCTGCACTGTTCAACAATCGTGCAGCCTGCGGGCAAAGGTACACAATACGGTGCACCGGAGCTACCAACCTAGGGGTGCCGCAGCCATGCCGCAACGGCCCCATCACTGTCACCATCGTTGATCTTTGCCCTGGTTGCGCCACCAACCAGATCGATCTGTCTGAGCATGCTTTCAACCTAATTGCTGACCCTAAAGCGGGAAAAATCCGAATTGAATATAGCCG GGTTCCATGA